From ANME-2 cluster archaeon, the proteins below share one genomic window:
- the mcrC gene encoding methyl-coenzyme M reductase I operon protein C, giving the protein MMFGRETQCVDCRESMGLGRGGGLAQRGTLSETGRPDVIAVAMTPGRRHITKPVCEITYGLRREGIQVSVLVLNSGAGVPEDLSGQSIMGYGPKFGMSSKEFAQIERHKLLLLHLGNIDSHVISKTQFVLKQVDIPTVVACQNPIDFEQFAEAGIKTRLVKPRTENIQTKGTVMEIVSGITRGETCSRENLNRIVKYVKTINPLNN; this is encoded by the coding sequence ATTATGTTCGGAAGAGAAACACAGTGTGTCGATTGTAGGGAAAGCATGGGTCTTGGTAGAGGTGGTGGTCTCGCACAGAGAGGCACATTATCCGAAACCGGCAGGCCTGATGTTATTGCAGTCGCAATGACTCCCGGACGGCGTCATATCACAAAACCGGTATGTGAGATCACATACGGGCTCAGGAGAGAAGGTATTCAGGTAAGTGTGCTGGTGTTAAATTCAGGTGCTGGTGTTCCAGAGGATCTTTCGGGACAGAGCATCATGGGGTACGGACCAAAATTCGGTATGTCCTCAAAGGAATTTGCACAGATAGAAAGGCATAAACTCCTGTTACTGCATCTGGGCAATATTGATTCACATGTAATTAGTAAGACACAATTTGTCCTCAAGCAAGTGGACATTCCAACCGTAGTTGCCTGCCAGAATCCAATCGATTTTGAGCAGTTCGCTGAAGCAGGAATTAAAACCAGGCTTGTTAAACCAAGGACTGAGAATATTCAGACCAAAGGAACAGTCATGGAAATCGTAAGCGGAATCACAAGAGGTGAAACCTGTTCAAGGGAGAACCTCAACAGAATTGTGAAAT
- the mcrD gene encoding methyl-coenzyme M reductase operon protein D produces MVRNASVTKKPIQVEIFPQKVLMPSTAEKLLNGIDKVPGVIRMLIQGPSLPRQVSCGPGTGAPVDHPDRRIINVSGHAFELNVRVGRIQVEIEDRSVKENIRKVAEENLPFPFEFRQGFFIRRKATLVDYAKYGFKSKEDESINLDDERLLGLVDPKADPKDRICILESEDE; encoded by the coding sequence ATGGTCAGAAACGCTTCAGTTACTAAAAAACCAATTCAGGTTGAAATTTTTCCACAAAAGGTATTGATGCCCAGCACGGCTGAAAAGCTGCTGAACGGTATTGATAAGGTACCCGGAGTAATTCGTATGTTGATCCAGGGTCCAAGCCTGCCAAGGCAGGTATCATGCGGACCCGGAACAGGCGCTCCGGTAGACCACCCGGACCGGCGAATAATCAATGTTTCAGGTCATGCATTTGAACTGAACGTTAGAGTGGGCCGGATCCAGGTAGAAATTGAGGATAGGTCTGTCAAGGAGAATATACGCAAAGTTGCAGAAGAAAACCTACCTTTCCCGTTTGAATTCAGGCAAGGATTCTTCATTCGCAGGAAAGCAACCTTGGTAGACTATGCCAAATACGGTTTCAAGAGCAAAGAAGACGAGTCCATCAATCTTGATGATGAACGGCTTCTTGGATTGGTCGATCCCAAGGCAGATCCCAAAGACCGTATTTGTATACTGGAATCAGAAGATGAGTGA
- the mcrB gene encoding coenzyme-B sulfoethylthiotransferase subunit beta, whose product MADKIDLYSDRGAKLKGDVDLGAISPLRNKAIKKIIHDTKRTAAVDLAGIEKALAAGRFGGKGRQVPKKAMNFDVVKNADGIVAKVADLIKVDAGDDTNVKSLNGGKQMLVQVPSARIEAGAEYVSSLTCASMGTIQAMIDTFDLNMFNVPEVKAAIMGQYPQTMDLAGGNVKSILEIPQKDEGLGHSLRNIMANHLAAVTKKNAMNTAALSGIYEQAGVFEMGNALGMFERNQLLGLAYQNLNADNLVYGTTKANGATGTIGTVVHSIVERGIEDGVIAPDKKMGSGYQMYKANDVSMWNAYCAAGTLAANLVNCGAGRSPQHTSSTLLYFNDIIEKETGLPGCDWGKVQGTAVGFSFFSHSIYGGGGPGVFNGNHVVTRHSRGFAIPCVAASVSLDAGVQMFTPEMTSGLVGETFGSVDEFREPIKAVAGAV is encoded by the coding sequence GTGGCTGACAAAATAGACCTATATAGCGACAGAGGAGCTAAACTCAAAGGAGATGTCGACCTTGGAGCAATAAGTCCCCTCAGGAACAAAGCTATTAAGAAAATTATCCACGACACAAAGCGGACAGCAGCCGTGGATCTGGCCGGAATCGAGAAGGCACTTGCAGCAGGAAGGTTTGGCGGCAAAGGCCGACAAGTTCCTAAAAAGGCAATGAATTTCGATGTGGTCAAGAACGCCGATGGGATCGTAGCTAAAGTAGCTGATCTTATAAAAGTAGACGCCGGTGATGACACAAACGTGAAATCACTCAATGGCGGCAAACAGATGCTGGTACAGGTACCATCCGCCCGTATCGAGGCAGGCGCAGAATATGTGTCTTCCCTGACATGTGCATCAATGGGAACCATACAGGCAATGATTGATACTTTCGACCTGAACATGTTCAATGTTCCGGAAGTTAAGGCAGCGATCATGGGCCAGTATCCCCAGACAATGGATCTGGCTGGCGGTAACGTCAAGTCCATCCTTGAGATCCCCCAGAAAGATGAGGGTCTCGGCCATTCACTGAGGAACATCATGGCAAACCACCTGGCAGCTGTAACAAAGAAGAACGCAATGAACACAGCAGCCCTGTCAGGAATATATGAGCAGGCCGGTGTGTTTGAGATGGGTAATGCTCTCGGAATGTTCGAGAGGAACCAGCTTCTCGGTCTGGCATACCAGAACCTGAATGCAGACAACCTTGTCTATGGCACAACCAAGGCAAACGGCGCAACCGGTACTATCGGTACAGTCGTGCACTCAATCGTTGAGCGCGGAATTGAAGATGGTGTAATTGCACCTGATAAGAAAATGGGCTCAGGATACCAGATGTATAAAGCAAATGATGTATCCATGTGGAACGCATATTGCGCAGCCGGAACCCTTGCAGCAAACTTGGTTAACTGCGGTGCAGGAAGATCACCACAGCACACTTCCTCAACATTGTTGTATTTCAACGACATAATTGAGAAAGAGACAGGTCTGCCAGGATGCGACTGGGGTAAAGTCCAGGGTACTGCAGTAGGATTCTCCTTCTTCAGTCACTCTATCTATGGCGGCGGCGGTCCTGGTGTGTTCAACGGTAACCACGTAGTTACCAGGCACTCCCGAGGATTTGCTATCCCATGCGTAGCAGCATCAGTATCACTTGACGCTGGTGTCCAGATGTTCACACCTGAAATGACATCCGGACTTGTCGGTGAAACATTCGGATCGGTTGACGAATTCAGAGAGCCAATCAAGGCAGTCGCAGGAGCGGTGTAA
- the mmp10 gene encoding methyl coenzyme M reductase-arginine methyltransferase Mmp10 (Mmp10 (methanogenesis marker protein 10) is a cobalamin-requiring radical SAM methyltransferase that creates the methylarginine modification to methyl coenzyme M reductase.): protein MELLADVGGRPGYDCMGFCKYCYFKGVKEVPAFGCQHCPPYQKGCQYCTESVKESYPGFKPVQMVVQSINQTLRFNKGEIERITISGGGDVSCYPDLEVLTQMLTQLEAPIHLGYTSGKGFTRGDEAEYYLDSGVTEVSFTVFATDPALRREYMHDKTPEAALTNLELFCGRSDVYAAAVLIPGVNDGDVLRKTCDDLEAMGAKGLILMRFANTFDQGLILDNAPIIPVIEAHSVEEFQSIVEGIARDYSFRVTGTPLLDPKIGSPFAILNHEEALSKLPKVNKEATILTSRISAPLIGAIFERLDSPVNVIGVEKDVGCLITIGDIQKLDLSEVKETVFFPGRAFVYDSEIKEVLCKDGVDRLVRRGPDKLTVDGEMSISMTQDEVIQREIEAFTELINHVNALGTPPE, encoded by the coding sequence ATGGAACTACTTGCTGATGTCGGGGGTCGCCCCGGATACGATTGTATGGGTTTTTGTAAATACTGTTATTTCAAAGGTGTAAAAGAGGTCCCTGCATTCGGATGTCAACATTGCCCTCCCTACCAGAAAGGATGTCAATATTGCACTGAAAGTGTAAAGGAATCCTATCCTGGTTTCAAACCAGTCCAGATGGTTGTCCAGAGTATAAACCAGACACTCCGGTTCAACAAGGGAGAAATAGAACGAATCACAATTAGCGGTGGCGGGGATGTAAGCTGTTATCCTGACCTTGAGGTACTGACACAGATGCTGACACAGCTTGAGGCACCTATACACCTTGGATATACCAGTGGAAAGGGATTCACAAGAGGTGATGAAGCCGAGTACTACCTCGACAGTGGCGTCACAGAAGTATCCTTCACTGTATTTGCTACTGATCCGGCACTACGCAGGGAATATATGCACGATAAAACACCTGAAGCTGCCCTCACCAATCTCGAACTATTCTGCGGCCGCTCAGATGTTTATGCTGCAGCTGTGCTGATACCCGGCGTCAATGACGGAGATGTGCTCAGAAAGACCTGTGATGACCTGGAAGCCATGGGTGCAAAAGGCCTGATACTAATGAGGTTCGCAAATACCTTTGACCAGGGACTTATCCTGGACAATGCCCCGATAATACCTGTTATTGAGGCTCATTCAGTGGAAGAGTTCCAGTCAATTGTGGAGGGGATAGCCAGAGATTATTCATTCAGGGTGACAGGAACCCCATTATTGGACCCAAAAATCGGCTCTCCGTTCGCCATATTGAATCACGAAGAGGCTTTATCAAAACTACCAAAAGTAAATAAGGAAGCCACCATACTAACCAGCCGCATATCAGCGCCGTTAATAGGGGCCATCTTTGAGCGGCTGGACTCGCCTGTAAATGTTATAGGTGTGGAAAAAGATGTGGGATGCCTGATCACCATCGGGGACATACAAAAGCTAGACCTGTCAGAAGTTAAGGAAACAGTGTTCTTCCCCGGACGGGCCTTTGTCTACGACTCTGAGATCAAGGAAGTTTTATGCAAGGACGGTGTGGACCGACTTGTGCGCAGGGGCCCGGATAAGCTGACAGTAGATGGGGAAATGAGTATTTCCATGACACAGGATGAAGTAATACAGCGGGAGATAGAGGCATTCACAGAACTTA